From Synoicihabitans lomoniglobus, the proteins below share one genomic window:
- a CDS encoding polysaccharide lyase 6 family protein, translating into MRPTLRMNWIGLVLMAVIAAPRAVALSTVVGSESQLITALASARPGDEVVLANRIWTDLHIVFEGAGTPDQPIVLRAQTPGRVILSGDSTLAIGGNHLVVDGLVFTEGYPRASSSIIQFRHGDREAEGCRLTNTAIIDYNPPDRATRYFWVSLYGRRNRVDHCYFSGQAHSGVTVVAWLDGEPNDHRIDHNHFANHVSGEGENGWESIRIGTSAFVDSVSRTTVEFNLFEECDGELEIVSNKSCENVYRGNTFLRSQGMLTLRHGHRCLVDGNVFLGERVRNTGGIRVIGRDHVVINNYIHGTRGRDGAAISIYAGVPDAGVSSYPTPHGAVVAFNTIVDVTGPHLFYARNLGSGRRTELPRDVVIANNLLVAGADMAGVLVDGAEPEPGAMEVFGNIAFGREWGAWGAEGLTVADPLLDADADGLWRPTDQSPVVDAAGGAFPIVDHDRDGQGRAIPFDVGAFEVTAGPPTWAVATAGNTGPAWMPDDRFWDRGEFTNLSTRGRVGDGGEPLIVGVVVTASDRRLLLRAVGPGLAAFGVADVLLNPRITLFDAGAIVASNDRWGDNAHVPEIVATSAALGAFALDETSQDAVLLLTVPPGAYTVHLSSAEAGGGVGLLEIYTVPFSF; encoded by the coding sequence ATGCGGCCGACGCTTCGAATGAACTGGATTGGGTTGGTGCTGATGGCCGTCATCGCGGCACCGCGGGCCGTCGCGTTGTCGACCGTGGTCGGCAGCGAATCTCAACTCATCACCGCGTTGGCGTCCGCCCGCCCCGGGGATGAAGTTGTATTGGCCAATCGGATATGGACCGACTTGCACATCGTGTTCGAGGGGGCCGGCACGCCGGACCAACCCATTGTGCTGCGAGCCCAGACGCCGGGTCGCGTGATTTTGAGCGGCGATTCGACCCTTGCGATCGGCGGGAACCATCTGGTGGTCGACGGATTGGTCTTCACGGAAGGTTACCCCCGGGCTTCATCCAGTATTATTCAGTTCCGCCATGGTGATCGCGAGGCGGAGGGCTGCCGTCTGACCAATACCGCCATCATCGATTACAACCCGCCGGATCGGGCGACCCGCTATTTCTGGGTATCACTTTATGGCCGTCGCAACCGTGTTGATCACTGCTACTTTTCCGGCCAGGCCCACAGTGGCGTCACCGTGGTGGCATGGTTGGATGGCGAGCCGAATGATCACCGGATTGATCACAATCATTTCGCCAATCACGTCAGTGGCGAAGGCGAGAATGGATGGGAAAGCATCCGCATCGGCACGAGTGCGTTTGTGGATTCAGTCTCCCGCACCACGGTGGAGTTCAACCTGTTTGAGGAGTGCGACGGGGAGTTGGAAATCGTTTCCAACAAATCCTGTGAGAACGTTTACCGCGGCAATACGTTTCTGCGCAGTCAGGGCATGTTGACGTTACGCCATGGCCACCGGTGCCTCGTCGACGGCAATGTTTTCCTGGGCGAACGGGTTCGCAATACCGGCGGGATCCGCGTCATCGGTCGCGATCATGTCGTGATCAATAATTACATTCACGGCACCCGCGGTCGTGATGGAGCAGCTATCTCGATTTACGCCGGCGTGCCCGATGCCGGGGTGTCCTCTTACCCGACACCACACGGGGCCGTGGTGGCGTTCAACACCATCGTGGATGTGACCGGACCGCATCTTTTCTATGCTCGAAACCTGGGATCGGGTCGTCGCACGGAGCTCCCGCGCGACGTGGTGATCGCGAACAACCTGTTGGTGGCGGGCGCGGATATGGCCGGTGTTTTGGTGGACGGGGCGGAACCGGAACCGGGCGCGATGGAAGTATTTGGCAACATTGCTTTCGGACGTGAATGGGGCGCGTGGGGCGCGGAAGGCTTGACGGTGGCGGATCCTTTGCTCGACGCCGACGCGGATGGTCTGTGGCGGCCAACGGACCAGAGCCCGGTCGTCGACGCCGCAGGGGGCGCGTTTCCCATCGTTGACCATGATCGGGACGGTCAGGGCCGGGCGATCCCGTTCGACGTGGGCGCATTTGAAGTGACCGCCGGTCCACCGACATGGGCGGTGGCCACGGCGGGGAATACCGGGCCGGCGTGGATGCCGGATGATCGATTTTGGGATCGGGGAGAATTTACCAACCTGTCCACGCGAGGCCGGGTGGGCGACGGAGGGGAACCCTTGATCGTGGGGGTGGTGGTGACTGCTTCCGACCGACGTTTGTTGCTGCGCGCCGTCGGACCGGGGCTGGCGGCGTTTGGAGTCGCGGATGTTTTGCTGAATCCTCGGATCACGTTGTTCGATGCCGGCGCAATTGTAGCTTCCAATGATCGCTGGGGCGACAACGCGCATGTGCCGGAGATCGTCGCGACAAGCGCCGCGTTGGGCGCGTTCGCGCTCGACGAAACCAGCCAGGATGCGGTGTTGCTGCTGACAGTGCCTCCGGGCGCGTATACAGTGCATTTATCTTCTGCCGAGGCCGGCGGCGGAGTCGGTCTTTTGGAAATCTACACGGTGCCATTCTCGTTCTGA
- a CDS encoding sialate O-acetylesterase, whose translation MFGLAFPVTAEVSLPAIIGSNMALQADKPVPIWGRAEPQETVRVHFRDREYLTVANADGAWEVTLPAMTADGNGAELKVVGETNELILTNVIVGEVWLCSGQSNMGWRVEQSDDAEREIAAAQYPSIRLFTVKRAIAEDGPQWDCAGEWVECSPATVGKFSAAGYFMGRDLHQTLERPVGLIHSSWGGTKAKVWLPREAIDSRPELQVIAEAWDRELADYPRAKAEFDAALPQMEAEWEERATAARAAGKAPPATPRLRTGPHSQYVPTALYNAMIAPLAPFALRGFFWYQGESDVGAPQLYAETLVALVQSWRAAWRGQTMPFVCVQLPNLYRQPEPTRSGWPELREAQLKLRQLPGTALVVTIDIGEPGDIHPTQKQPVGRRAALAAQGLAYGADPAEVFSPQPTATIRRDQAVRIEFKHTAGGLRVSGSGAVTGFEVADADRVFRPGRARIEGDAVIVSHPDMTDPVAVRYAWADNPECNLVSGSGLPATPFRTDDWSTLATVAHELR comes from the coding sequence ATGTTTGGCCTGGCTTTCCCGGTCACCGCCGAAGTCAGCCTGCCCGCCATCATCGGCAGCAACATGGCGCTCCAGGCCGACAAGCCGGTGCCGATTTGGGGTCGCGCTGAACCGCAGGAGACGGTGCGGGTTCACTTCCGGGACCGCGAGTATCTGACCGTGGCGAACGCCGACGGAGCCTGGGAGGTGACGCTCCCGGCGATGACGGCCGACGGGAACGGGGCGGAGCTGAAGGTCGTGGGGGAAACCAACGAGTTGATATTGACGAACGTGATTGTTGGGGAGGTGTGGCTGTGCAGTGGTCAATCCAACATGGGATGGCGCGTGGAACAATCCGACGACGCCGAGCGGGAAATCGCCGCCGCCCAATACCCCTCGATTCGCCTGTTCACGGTGAAGCGGGCCATCGCGGAAGACGGTCCGCAGTGGGATTGTGCAGGCGAATGGGTGGAGTGCTCGCCGGCCACCGTCGGCAAGTTTTCCGCCGCCGGTTACTTCATGGGACGTGATCTCCACCAAACGCTCGAACGCCCGGTGGGACTGATTCACAGTTCGTGGGGCGGCACCAAGGCCAAGGTCTGGCTGCCCCGGGAGGCCATCGACTCGCGGCCCGAGTTGCAGGTCATCGCCGAGGCATGGGATCGGGAACTGGCGGACTACCCACGAGCCAAAGCGGAATTCGATGCGGCCCTGCCGCAAATGGAAGCGGAGTGGGAAGAACGGGCCACCGCGGCCCGAGCCGCCGGCAAGGCACCGCCCGCCACGCCGCGACTGCGAACGGGACCCCACAGCCAGTATGTGCCGACCGCGCTCTACAACGCCATGATTGCTCCGCTCGCCCCCTTCGCTTTGCGCGGCTTCTTTTGGTATCAGGGTGAGAGTGACGTGGGTGCGCCGCAATTGTATGCGGAGACGCTGGTCGCATTGGTGCAATCCTGGCGGGCGGCTTGGCGCGGTCAAACCATGCCCTTCGTGTGTGTGCAGCTGCCCAACCTTTACCGCCAACCCGAGCCCACGCGCAGTGGGTGGCCCGAGTTGCGGGAGGCCCAATTAAAATTGCGGCAGCTCCCCGGCACGGCGCTGGTGGTCACAATCGATATCGGTGAACCGGGCGATATTCATCCCACCCAAAAACAACCGGTGGGCCGACGTGCAGCGCTGGCCGCGCAAGGACTCGCGTATGGGGCCGATCCCGCAGAGGTGTTCAGTCCGCAGCCCACGGCAACGATCCGACGCGACCAGGCGGTGCGCATCGAATTCAAGCACACGGCCGGCGGTCTGCGCGTCAGCGGTTCCGGCGCGGTGACCGGATTTGAAGTGGCGGACGCAGACCGCGTGTTTCGACCCGGACGGGCCCGAATCGAGGGCGACGCGGTCATTGTGAGTCATCCCGACATGACCGATCCCGTCGCGGTGCGTTACGCCTGGGCCGACAATCCAGAATGTAATTTGGTCTCGGGCAGCGGCTTGCCGGCGACGCCCTTTCGCACGGATGATTGGTCGACGCTGGCCACGGTGGCGCACGAATTGAGGTAG